GCGGCAGCTTCGGGGCGGCGCGCGAGCAGCCCGGCATACAGCACTTCCAGCACCAGCGTCTGCGAGATCAGGGTGTCCAGTACGGCGTCGGTCAGCGGTTCCTCCTGGCGGGATGTGAACAGGACTTTGCTGGCGTAGCGGGTCACGGGCGAACTGGCCCGGTGGGTAATGGCAACGGTGTAGTGCCCATGGCTCTGGGCCAGGCGCAGGTGCTGCACGGTGTCGATGGTGCTGCCGGAACTGGTCAGGCCGATCACCACGCCGCCCCGGGGCAGGGTGGAGATACTCACGGCCGCCACGTGGGGGTCGGTGTAGGCCACGCCGGTAATGCCCAGGCGCAGCAGGCGGTGCGCGAACAGCTGCGCCACCAGTCCCGAATTGCCCTGTCCGGTGATGTCCACCCGGGGCGCGCGGGCCAGCTGGCTGGCCACCGCTTCAATCACATCCGGGTCCAGCAGGCGCCCGGTGTCTTCCAGGGTCAGGGTGCTTTGCTTGACCAGCCGGGCAGTGTGGCCGGTCAGATCGGTGTCGGTGGTCTGGGTGCTCGTGTCGCGCCCGGCCACGTCGGCGGCCAGGGCAATCTTGAAGGCGTGAAAACCAGCGAAGTCCAGCTTGCGGCACAGGCGGGTGATG
This window of the Deinococcus arcticus genome carries:
- a CDS encoding MurR/RpiR family transcriptional regulator, giving the protein MSQTLARPAHSQGAISRIRLHAHSLSPSLKQVADHVLRDAETVLHQTITELAASAGVGEATITRLCRKLDFAGFHAFKIALAADVAGRDTSTQTTDTDLTGHTARLVKQSTLTLEDTGRLLDPDVIEAVASQLARAPRVDITGQGNSGLVAQLFAHRLLRLGITGVAYTDPHVAAVSISTLPRGGVVIGLTSSGSTIDTVQHLRLAQSHGHYTVAITHRASSPVTRYASKVLFTSRQEEPLTDAVLDTLISQTLVLEVLYAGLLARRPEAAAVLRVTAESVVEKKY